The following are encoded together in the Zingiber officinale cultivar Zhangliang chromosome 8A, Zo_v1.1, whole genome shotgun sequence genome:
- the LOC122010007 gene encoding protein FAR1-RELATED SEQUENCE 6-like has protein sequence METHTIIEGEIIQAKELVIEDDIIEGKIDKAELDGQLRVVTGGDDGVPHLGMVFSSYGEAVTFYKRYAMRTGFGVTIKKSSFTTYGLCRRLVLVCSKEGKAQTKACYHQSRPSTKTNCEAAFIAKLWGDGLLHVVEAKLEHNHELNPSEAHLFRCYKNMSSGATKDLAVRAAGREHLPYVGLEFLNSIDDGQMKLAEGDKDAISQFFARMQTKYPNFFYMLDLDMEGHLRNVFWADPRSRSAYHCYGDVVYFDSTYLKNEYKIPLVLFVGSNNHGQQVLLSCGLLADETPGNYLWLFKAWLTCMSEHYPNAIITDQSKTIQSVVAKILPEVRHRICLFDISRSIPEKLREHTECKTIHKAMTELIHNSLKIDDFEEGWRNLTKTYELEANEWLNSLYENRKLWAPVYLKDMFWAGLSTTLDEKDASPFFEGFVYPETSLQQFLENYDLVLQTKYELEAKADFDSYHKSQVTVSDSPMEQQLSEIYTLSMFEIFQNELKAALYCQVSLVKVDGSISTFEVRVCSYTGSVERENDKYYEVLYQVDEFQVQCICGFFQFTGILCRHALSVLSLQQVYEVPPQYILNRWRKDFKLLNALEHSSKDFYGNRQVEQYDSLSLRCLQLVEVGMVSDEKYQLALKLIREVERSLLDDNTFQDLHNRFMSSVTRLTGSDENHGASQAGIIDGDKTSNSVSTKRRGRPPKKRRECEAEPVNDSNGKKDPLRTSTDGHQSNLFQSSSTAAQFGTHDRTHGMIDIMEEVNQNDLGFGAHYGLQTNHQHPLSNQLQSGPTLQSHFGQQNLGDPSRMHWHIQQMLQENQAPFGRRPG, from the exons ATGGAAACTCATACAATCATTGAAGGAGAAATCATTCAGGCCAAAGAATTAGTTATTGAGGATGATATTATTGAGGGGAAAATTGATAAGGCTGAACTTGATGGTCAATTACGGGTAGTGACAGGAGGTGATGATGGTGTACCTCATTTGGGGATGGTGTTCAGCTCCTATGGGGAAGCTGTCACTTTCTATAAACGATATGCGATGCGCACAGGGTTTGGTGTTACTATAAAAAAGTCATCTTTTACAACTTATGGACTTTGCCGACGACTTGTACTTGTGTGCAGTAAAGAGGGGAAAGCACAAACAAAAGCATGCTACCACCAATCTAGGCCATCAACAAAGACAAATTGTGAAGCTGCATTTATAGCCAAACTATGGGGTGATGGTTTGTTGCATGTAGTTGAAGCTAAACTTGAACACAACCATGAACTTAATCCATCAGAGGCTCACCTCTTTAGATGCTATAAAAATATGTCTAGTGGAGCAACTAAAGATCTTGCTGTGCGAGCTGCAGGACGGGAGCACTTACCATATGTTGGTTTGGAATTCTTAAACTCTATTGATGATGGGCAAATGAAGCTGGCGGAAGGTGACAAGGATGCCATTTCCCAGTTTTTTGCACGGATGCAGACCAAATATCCAAATTTTTTTTACATGCTGGATCTAGACATGGAAGGTCATTTAAGGAATGTGTTTTGGGCTGATCCTAGGTCAAGATCAGCATATCATTGTTATGGTGATGTTGTTTACTTTGATTCAACCTATCTGAAAAATGAATACAAGATTCCTCTTGTTCTATTCGTTGGGTCAAACAATCATGGTCAACAGGTGTTGTTAAGCTGTGGTTTACTTGCTGATGAAACCCCTGGAAACTACTTGTGGTTATTTAAGGCTTGGCTGACATGTATGTCGGAGCACTATCCAAATGCTATCATCACTGATCAATCTAAGACTATTCAAAGTGTGGTTGCCAAAATATTACCAGAAGTCCGCCATCGAATTTGTCTGTTTGATATAAGTAGAAGTATTCCTGAGAAGTTAAGGGAACATACAGAATGTAAGACGATTCATAAGGCCATGACTGAATTAATACACAATTCTTTAAAAATTGATGACTTTGAAGAAGGCTGGCGGAACCTGACTAAAACATATGAACTTGAGGCTAATGAATGGTTGAACTCTTTATATGAAAATCGGAAACTATGGGCACCTGTTTATCTGAAGGATATGTTTTGGGCTGGGTTGTCCACTACACTCGACGAAAAGGATGCAAGCCCTTTTTTTGAGGGGTTCGTTTATCCTGAAACTTCTTTACAgcaatttttagaaaattatgaTTTAGTTTTGCAAACCAAATATGAGTTGGAAGCAAAAGCAGATTTTGACTCATACCACAAGAGCCAGGTTACGGTATCAGATTCTCCTATGGAGCAACAACTTTCTGAAATATACACACTTAGCATGTTTGAAATTTTCCAGAATGAGTTAAAGGCAGCTCTTTATTGCCAGGTTTCACTAGTAAAGGTAGACGGCTCTATATCTACATTCGAGGTACGGGTATGTTCCTACACTGGAAGTGTTGAAAGAGAGAATGACAAGTATTACGAGGTGCTGTATCAGGTTGATGAATTTCAGGTGCAATGTATATGTGGCTTCTTTCAGTTCACAGGGATCTTATGCAGACATGCTTTGTCAGTACTAAGTTTGCAGCAAGTGTATGAGGTTCCACCTCAGTACATCCTCAATCGTTGGAGAAAGGATTTCAAGCTTTTGAATGCTTTGGAGCATTCCTCAAAAGACTTTTATGGCAATCGGCAGGTTGAGCAGTACGATTCTCTTTCGTTGCGTTGCCTTCAACTTGTTGAAGTGGGTATGGTGTCTGATGAGAAGTACCAGCTTGCTCTGAAGTTAATTAGAGAAGTGGAAAGATCTCTGTTAGATGATAACACGTTTCAGGATTTGCACAATAGGTTCATGTCTTCTGTTACTAGGTTGACTGGAAGCGATGAAAATCATGGAGCATCACAGGCTGGTATCATTGATGGTGACAAAACTTCTAATTCTGTTTCAACTAAGCGAAGAGGACGCCCACCCAAGAAAAGGAGAGAATGTGAAGCAGAACCAGTTAATGACTCAAATGGCAAAAAG GATCCTTTGAGGACATCAACTGATGGGCACCAGAGCAATTTGTTTCAATCTTCATCAACTGCTGCCCAATTTGGCACTCATGATAGAACACATGGAATGATCGATATAATG GAAGAAGTCAACCAAAATGACTTGGGATTTGGTGCTCATTATGGACTGCAAACAAACCACCAGCATCCTCTAAGCAATCAACTGCAATCTGGCCCTACATTGCAG AGCCATTTTGGACAGCAAAATCTTGGAGATCCATCAAGAATGCATTGGCACATCCAACAAATGTTGCAG GAAAATCAGGCACCATTCGGTAGGAGGCCTGGGTAG